Proteins from a single region of Abyssalbus ytuae:
- the htpG gene encoding molecular chaperone HtpG yields the protein MATGSINVSVENIFPLIKKFLYSDHEIFLRELISNATDATLKLKHITGIGETKVEYGNPIIEVKIDKEGKKLHIIDQGIGMTENEIKKYINEVAFSGAEEFLEKYKDSAKDSGIIGHFGLGFYSAFMVADKVEIITKSYQDEPAVHWTCDGSPNYTLEETDKKERGTEIILHINDESTEFLEENRIKELLIKYNKFMPIPIKFGTREETKTTGEGDEAKEEKITVDNIINNPNPAWTKQPADLTNEDYKNFYRELYPMQFEEPLFNIHLNVDYPFNLTGILYFPKLTNDINLQKDKIQLYQNQVFVTDNVEGIVPEFLTMLRGVIDSPDIPLNVSRSYLQADQNVKKISSYITRKVADKLQSLFNNNREDFEKKWNDIKIVIEYGMLSEDKFFEKAEKFALYPTIDGKYYTIEELKEKIKDNQTDKDDKLVILYASDKDAQHSYIDEAKERGYEVVLLDSPIVSHLIQKLETTNEKVSFARVDADSLDNLIKKDEDKISKLSEEEKEKLKSTLDKVIPAEKYTVQLEALDSTTSPFVITQPEFMRRMKEMSATGGGMFGMSNLPEMYNLVINTNHELISNILNSKTEKKQERLIKQSLDLARLSQGLLKGEELTSFVKRSFDMIK from the coding sequence ATGGCAACAGGAAGTATTAATGTTTCAGTAGAAAATATTTTTCCACTTATAAAAAAGTTTCTTTATAGTGACCATGAAATATTTTTAAGGGAATTAATATCAAATGCAACCGATGCAACTCTTAAATTAAAGCATATTACAGGCATAGGTGAAACTAAAGTAGAATATGGTAACCCTATAATTGAAGTTAAAATAGACAAGGAAGGAAAAAAGCTTCACATTATTGACCAAGGTATTGGTATGACAGAAAATGAAATAAAAAAATATATAAATGAAGTAGCTTTTTCCGGTGCCGAAGAATTTTTGGAAAAATATAAAGACAGTGCAAAAGACTCAGGGATTATAGGTCATTTTGGTTTAGGGTTTTACTCCGCCTTCATGGTTGCTGACAAAGTAGAAATAATTACCAAAAGTTATCAGGATGAACCCGCAGTTCACTGGACCTGTGACGGAAGCCCTAACTATACCCTTGAAGAAACCGATAAAAAAGAACGGGGAACAGAAATTATCCTGCATATTAATGATGAATCCACAGAATTTCTTGAAGAAAACAGGATAAAGGAACTACTGATAAAGTACAATAAATTTATGCCTATCCCGATAAAGTTTGGCACAAGGGAAGAAACTAAAACCACCGGCGAAGGCGATGAGGCAAAAGAAGAAAAAATCACTGTAGACAACATTATAAACAATCCTAATCCGGCATGGACCAAACAACCTGCCGATTTAACCAATGAGGATTATAAAAACTTCTACAGGGAATTATACCCCATGCAGTTTGAAGAACCTTTATTCAACATACATTTAAATGTTGATTACCCTTTTAATCTCACCGGTATTTTGTATTTCCCAAAACTTACCAATGACATAAATCTGCAAAAAGATAAAATCCAGCTTTACCAAAACCAGGTTTTTGTAACCGATAATGTAGAAGGTATTGTACCGGAATTTTTAACAATGTTAAGAGGGGTTATAGACTCTCCTGACATACCGTTAAACGTTTCCCGTTCTTATTTACAGGCTGATCAGAATGTAAAAAAAATATCAAGCTATATTACCCGAAAAGTAGCCGACAAGCTTCAGTCTTTATTTAATAACAACCGTGAAGATTTTGAGAAAAAATGGAACGATATCAAAATTGTTATTGAATATGGTATGCTTTCAGAAGACAAATTCTTTGAAAAAGCCGAAAAATTTGCACTATATCCTACCATAGATGGCAAATATTATACTATTGAAGAACTGAAAGAGAAAATAAAAGACAATCAAACGGACAAGGACGATAAACTTGTAATTCTTTACGCAAGTGATAAAGATGCACAACACAGTTATATTGATGAAGCTAAAGAAAGAGGTTATGAAGTTGTTCTGTTAGATTCTCCAATCGTATCTCACTTAATCCAAAAGCTTGAAACCACGAACGAAAAAGTGTCTTTTGCCCGTGTTGATGCTGACTCTTTAGATAATCTTATTAAAAAAGACGAAGATAAAATTTCCAAACTGTCAGAAGAAGAAAAAGAAAAGCTGAAATCAACTTTAGACAAAGTAATTCCTGCTGAAAAATACACAGTACAATTGGAAGCTTTAGATAGCACCACATCGCCATTTGTAATTACACAACCTGAATTTATGCGCCGCATGAAAGAAATGAGCGCTACAGGAGGCGGAATGTTTGGAATGAGTAATCTGCCGGAAATGTATAATCTGGTTATAAATACAAATCACGAGCTTATTTCAAATATTTTAAATTCCAAAACTGAAAAAAAACAGGAAAGACTCATAAAACAATCTCTGGACCTTGCACGATTATCTCAGGGGTTATTAAAAGGTGAAGAACTCACCTCTTTTGTAAAACGAAGTTTTGATATGATTAAATAA
- a CDS encoding 3-oxoacyl-ACP synthase III family protein encodes MYNSKILGLGYYVPENVVTNDDLTKVMETSDEWIQERTGIKERRHVIKGEDTTTSMGVKAAKIAIERAGISKDDIDFIIFATLSPDYYFPGPGVLVQRDLDIKTVGALDVRNQCSGFVYAISVADQFIKTGMYKNILVIGSELHSTGLDMTTKGRGVSVIFGDGAGAAVLTREEDTSKGILSTHLHSEGKHAEELALIAPGMGKRWVLDILEDNDPEDDSYYPHMNGQFVFKNAVVRFSEVIMEGLKKNNLSPQDIDMLIPHQANLRISQFIQGKFRLNDDQVFNNIMKYGNTTAASIPIALTEAWEQGKINEGDLVVLAAFGSGFTWGSVIIRW; translated from the coding sequence ATGTACAATTCTAAAATATTGGGGTTAGGTTACTATGTACCTGAAAATGTTGTTACGAATGATGACCTGACCAAGGTGATGGAAACCAGTGATGAGTGGATACAGGAGCGAACAGGAATTAAGGAAAGACGCCATGTAATTAAAGGGGAGGATACTACAACTTCTATGGGGGTAAAAGCGGCAAAAATAGCGATTGAGAGGGCCGGTATTAGTAAGGATGATATTGATTTTATAATTTTTGCTACTTTAAGCCCTGATTATTATTTTCCGGGACCTGGAGTACTGGTACAAAGGGATTTGGATATAAAAACTGTAGGGGCACTGGATGTTAGAAATCAGTGTTCGGGGTTTGTTTATGCTATATCTGTAGCCGATCAGTTTATTAAAACAGGGATGTACAAAAATATTCTTGTTATAGGTTCCGAACTTCATTCAACCGGACTGGATATGACTACAAAGGGCAGGGGAGTTTCGGTAATTTTTGGTGACGGAGCCGGTGCGGCTGTATTGACCAGGGAGGAAGATACTTCTAAAGGAATTCTTTCTACTCATTTACATTCTGAGGGTAAACATGCCGAAGAACTTGCTTTAATAGCCCCCGGTATGGGCAAAAGATGGGTTTTGGATATTTTAGAAGATAATGACCCTGAAGATGATTCTTATTATCCTCATATGAATGGCCAGTTTGTGTTTAAAAATGCGGTGGTCAGATTTAGTGAGGTGATCATGGAAGGTTTGAAAAAGAATAATTTATCACCTCAGGATATAGATATGCTTATTCCTCATCAGGCTAATTTAAGGATTTCACAATTTATTCAGGGGAAATTCAGGTTAAATGATGACCAGGTGTTTAATAATATAATGAAATACGGAAATACCACTGCTGCATCCATACCAATTGCTTTAACCGAAGCATGGGAACAGGGGAAAATAAACGAAGGTGACCTGGTAGTACTTGCAGCTTTCGGAAGCGGTTTTACCTGGGGTAGCGTAATAATAAGATGGTAA
- a CDS encoding acetate/propionate family kinase — protein MSNILIINSGSSSLKFKLINMPGEKVLASGVVERIGLKESLIFYESGSIYVSKKTNIPNHSSGLKEATRLLMDYHTGVIKNQDDIAAIGHRVVHGGDLFYDTCLVDKKVKEQIKNLFSLAPLHNPPNLTGIEVAEEIFPNTRQIAVFDTAFHKTIPLKARKYAIPNKFFEEHKIELYGFHGISHKYVSQQAIEYINKPNSKIISIHLGNGCSMTAVKNGESIDHSLGFGPNNGLIMGTRSGDIDQSVIFFLIDKLGYSSQEANQILNKQSGMLGLTGNSDLRDIEDRAYEGDESCKLALEMNAYRIKKYIGAYAAIMNGLDAIIFTAGIGENSSKIRELVCKDMEFAGIELDNDVNEMGSDEIREINKPESKVKILVIPTNEELEIAKQCYQFIQ, from the coding sequence ATGAGTAATATTTTAATAATAAATTCCGGAAGTTCTTCTTTAAAGTTTAAACTTATCAATATGCCAGGAGAAAAGGTTTTAGCCTCCGGAGTGGTGGAAAGAATTGGTTTAAAAGAGTCTCTAATATTTTATGAATCAGGATCCATATATGTTTCTAAAAAAACTAATATCCCGAATCATTCAAGTGGTTTAAAAGAAGCCACTAGACTTTTAATGGATTATCATACAGGAGTAATAAAAAATCAGGATGACATTGCCGCTATAGGCCACAGAGTAGTTCATGGAGGCGATTTGTTTTACGATACCTGTCTGGTGGATAAAAAAGTAAAAGAACAAATTAAAAATTTATTTTCATTAGCCCCGCTTCATAATCCCCCAAATTTAACGGGTATAGAAGTAGCTGAAGAAATTTTTCCAAATACCAGACAAATAGCGGTTTTTGACACTGCCTTTCATAAAACTATTCCGCTTAAGGCACGAAAATATGCCATCCCAAACAAATTTTTTGAAGAACATAAAATTGAATTATATGGTTTTCATGGCATAAGCCATAAATATGTATCACAACAAGCAATAGAATATATTAATAAACCAAACTCTAAAATAATTTCCATACACTTAGGCAACGGCTGTAGCATGACGGCTGTAAAAAACGGAGAAAGCATTGACCACTCACTGGGTTTTGGGCCTAATAACGGACTTATAATGGGAACGCGCTCCGGCGACATCGACCAATCGGTAATTTTTTTCCTGATAGATAAATTAGGTTATAGCTCTCAGGAAGCTAACCAAATACTTAATAAACAAAGTGGTATGCTGGGCCTAACAGGAAACAGCGACTTACGGGATATTGAAGACAGAGCGTACGAGGGAGATGAAAGCTGTAAGTTGGCTCTGGAAATGAACGCATACCGTATAAAAAAATATATCGGAGCTTACGCTGCAATAATGAATGGACTGGATGCCATAATTTTTACCGCTGGTATAGGCGAAAACAGTAGTAAAATAAGAGAACTTGTTTGTAAGGATATGGAATTTGCAGGAATTGAACTTGACAATGACGTAAATGAAATGGGATCAGATGAAATCAGGGAGATTAACAAACCGGAATCAAAAGTTAAAATATTGGTAATACCTACAAACGAAGAACTGGAGATTGCTAAGCAATGCTACCAGTTCATTCAGTAA
- the pta gene encoding phosphate acetyltransferase: MNKGIYITTLEPHSGKSIISLGIINNLLGKTPRVGYFRPVIDVKNRKEKDNHIETVLSYFDIKLPYKDSFAFTRKEIVELRNKGKSGEIIDTIIEKYKKIEDAFDFVLVEGSDFTGEGSVFEFDINISIAKNLGLPVILIASGVDKEKDELMGTLELAYQLFVNKEVNVIAVVANKIQPENLKIATEGLRDFLPENVEVFSIPLIETLANPTIKEIVEELNGKILFGKEYLDNQTGAYGVGAMQLRNYLTHLKKDSLVITPGDRADIILGVLQANMSTNYPRISGIILTGGLLPEEPILKLIDGLSEIVPIISVEKGTFNVTNVVGAIKSNIYADSVKKIRTSINTFEKYVHIDSLAQKLINFTPSGMTPRMFQYSLVKKAKKHKKHIVLPEGTDERILNAACRLISLKIVKITLLGDKEKIKEIALINNIPLNLNKINIINPVESEHFEEYVKTFYELRKHKNINMDVARDLMTDVSYFGTMMIYKGHADGMVSGAVHTTQHTIRPALQFIKTKPNVSVVSSIFFMCLPDRVCVFGDCAINPNPTSEQLAEIAISSADSSKAFGIEPKIAMLSYSSGTSGKGEDVEKVRKATEIVKNMRPDLKIEGPIQYDAAVDASIGKKKLPDSEVAGYASVLIFPDLNTGNNTYKAVQRETKALAIGPILQGLNKPVNDLSRGCTVDDIFNTVVITAIQASEI; the protein is encoded by the coding sequence ATGAATAAAGGCATTTATATTACCACACTTGAACCTCACAGTGGAAAATCTATTATTTCTCTAGGCATTATAAACAATTTACTGGGGAAAACCCCCAGGGTAGGATATTTCAGACCTGTAATAGACGTTAAAAACAGGAAAGAAAAAGACAATCATATAGAAACCGTACTTTCTTATTTTGACATTAAACTCCCTTACAAAGATTCATTTGCATTTACGAGAAAAGAAATCGTAGAGCTTAGAAATAAAGGTAAAAGCGGAGAAATAATTGATACCATCATAGAAAAATATAAGAAAATTGAAGACGCTTTTGATTTTGTATTAGTTGAAGGTTCTGATTTTACAGGAGAAGGAAGTGTTTTTGAGTTTGATATCAATATAAGCATTGCCAAAAACCTGGGATTACCAGTGATACTAATTGCAAGTGGTGTAGATAAAGAGAAAGATGAGCTCATGGGAACCCTTGAACTTGCTTACCAGCTCTTTGTAAATAAGGAAGTAAACGTCATTGCCGTGGTTGCCAACAAGATTCAGCCCGAAAATTTAAAAATAGCAACAGAAGGTTTACGTGATTTTTTACCGGAAAATGTAGAAGTTTTTTCAATTCCGCTTATAGAAACTCTTGCAAATCCTACCATAAAAGAAATTGTAGAAGAATTAAACGGGAAAATTCTTTTCGGAAAAGAATACCTCGATAACCAAACCGGGGCATACGGTGTGGGAGCCATGCAATTACGCAATTACCTGACACACCTTAAAAAAGACAGCCTTGTAATAACACCGGGAGACCGGGCCGATATAATTTTAGGGGTTTTACAAGCAAATATGTCTACAAACTATCCCAGGATATCAGGAATAATATTAACAGGTGGCCTTTTACCCGAAGAACCTATTTTGAAACTTATAGACGGACTGTCGGAAATTGTTCCTATTATTTCTGTGGAAAAAGGAACTTTTAATGTTACGAATGTGGTAGGGGCAATCAAATCAAATATTTATGCTGACAGCGTTAAAAAAATAAGAACATCTATCAATACCTTTGAAAAATATGTTCATATAGATTCTCTTGCCCAAAAACTAATTAACTTTACCCCTTCCGGCATGACCCCGAGAATGTTTCAATACAGTCTTGTTAAAAAAGCCAAAAAACATAAAAAGCATATCGTTTTACCCGAAGGAACCGATGAGAGAATTTTAAATGCCGCCTGCCGTTTAATATCATTAAAGATTGTAAAAATAACTTTATTGGGAGACAAGGAAAAAATAAAAGAGATAGCACTTATAAATAACATTCCTTTAAATCTTAATAAAATTAATATTATAAATCCGGTTGAATCTGAACATTTTGAAGAGTATGTAAAAACTTTTTATGAGTTAAGGAAACACAAAAATATAAATATGGATGTCGCCCGTGACCTTATGACCGATGTATCTTACTTTGGAACAATGATGATATACAAAGGGCATGCTGACGGGATGGTTTCCGGGGCAGTACACACCACGCAACATACCATAAGACCCGCCCTCCAGTTTATAAAAACAAAACCCAATGTTTCAGTTGTTTCTTCAATATTTTTTATGTGCTTACCAGACAGGGTATGCGTGTTTGGAGATTGTGCTATTAATCCTAACCCTACTTCCGAACAATTGGCCGAAATTGCCATATCATCGGCTGATAGCAGCAAAGCATTTGGTATTGAACCTAAAATAGCGATGTTATCATATTCTTCAGGGACTTCAGGTAAAGGAGAAGATGTGGAAAAAGTAAGAAAAGCAACAGAGATTGTAAAAAATATGCGTCCTGACCTTAAAATTGAAGGACCCATTCAGTATGATGCAGCTGTAGATGCCAGTATAGGAAAGAAAAAGCTTCCTGACTCTGAAGTAGCCGGCTATGCATCTGTTTTAATCTTCCCCGATTTAAATACCGGTAATAATACCTACAAAGCAGTGCAACGGGAAACTAAAGCCTTAGCTATTGGTCCCATACTTCAGGGCCTTAATAAACCTGTAAACGATTTAAGCCGTGGGTGTACAGTAGATGATATTTTTAATACAGTAGTAATAACTGCTATTCAAGCGAGTGAAATTTAG